The Chitinophagales bacterium genomic sequence AGACGGCCTCTATTTTGCAAGCCAGATACCTGCCCTGCATAGCAGGATACCCGCCACCAGGCTCAGCAGGGTGTACACTACCGAAGTCATGGGTATCTTATCGATATACATCACATTGTTCTCTAATGCGAAAGTGGAGAAGGTGGTAAATGCTCCGCAGAATCCTGTGGCGGCTATCAGCCATGAGGCATTGCTTAGTGTGTGGCGCTCTGCCATCCCGTACAGCAACCCAATGATAAAACACCCAACGATATTGACGATGAATGTGCCATAAGGGAAGCTAAGTGGCAGGTACTTATCAGTCAACAGTTTTACCCCATAGCGGGCAACACTGCCAAGAAAACCACCGAAACCGACCATGAGAAAAGCTCTAAGCATCATTAAAATTAAAAATTCAAAAGGCAAAATTCAAAAGAAATACATGGTACCTCATTTTGAATTTTGCCCTGAACTAAAACCTTTTGGGTTTTAACTTTTCAATTTTGACTTTCTATTCCACCCAGTCAGCTATGAACATATTGGTCTCTCTTGTGCCGTGGTTGTTGCGGTTCGAGCTGAACAACAGGCGCTTGCCGTCAGGAGAGAACATAGGGAAGGCATCAAAACCACCATCGTGCGATACCTTCTCTAAACCTGAACCATCCAGGTTAACGATGTACAGGTTGAAAGGGAAGCCGCGCTCATACTCGTGATTCGATGCGAAGATGATGCGCTTGCCATCAGGCATCCAGTTTGGCGCCCAGTTGGCCTTGCCCAGGTTGGTTACCTGCTGCACATTACTACCGTCTGCATTTGCTATGAATACCTCCATATTAGTAGGCATTACCAGGCCCTGTGCCAACAGGTCTTTATATTCTTTTACCTCTTCGTCTGTTTTGGGGCGTGAAGCTCTCCATACTATTTTAGTACCATCGGGAGAGAACCATGCGCCACCGTCATAACCCAGCGTATTGGTGATCTGTTTTACGTTGCTGCCATCCAGGTCCATAGTGTACAGGTCCAGGTCGCCGTTGCGCATAGAAGTGAACACCACCTTATCACCCTTTGGCGAAATAGTAGGCTCAGCATCATAGCCTTTAGTATCTGTAACGCGCTTGATTATCTTACCATCCAGGTCGCCGATGAAAATGTCAAAGCTCTCATATACAGGCCATACATATTTCTTCATTTTCTCCTTATCCGGTACCGGAGGGCAGTCTTTACTTGCCAGGTGTGTAGATGCGTACATTACATGTTTGCCATCGGGCATCAGGTAGCTGCAGGTAGTGCGGCCGGTGCCGGTGCTCACGAGTTTGTATTCAAACTTATCTTCTCGTGTGTTGGGTAATACACCGTAAAATATCCTGTCGCAATCAATACCCTCAGCAGGGTTGGTACGTTGGAATACAACAGCCTTACCATCAAAGCCGAAATAGGCTTCAGCATTATCGCCTCCATCTGTCAACTGTATCACATTGGCGAAGTGTTTTTCATCGCCATAAGTAAGTGATGTGCTGTCTACTTCGCTCACGGGAGCACCGCCGTGGTGGCCATGTCCATGCTCTTCTGCTTTTGTTTCTTTCTGCCCTTCTTCAGCCGGGCCACAGGCTGCCAGTGCCAGCAGCAGGGTAACAATGCTATATTTCTTCATCAATTCTGTTATTTGCGCGCAAAGGTATATTGGCTGCCATTATTAACGTATTAAATAAACAGTTAGATTGTCACGGTTTTGTCACGATGTGTGTGTCAGGATCGAATGGGTGACTGTTAATATTATTAAAATACTCAACATAATCATGCTTCAGATGTTAGAAAAGTAATAACCAAACTACTGAGGTCATGAAAAAGATAGCATCTGTTATTGTATTGTCTGTTATTGTTAATCAATGCATGGCACAGCCACTGGAAGCCGAAGAACTTCTGGATATGTTGACATGCAATGATTACGCTTGCATATCAGGCAAGGTGATACCATTGGGCTACGAGGTAGCATTGAATAAAGAAACCGCAGGCTACCAGACCTATACATTTACCAGCAAAACGGTATACCAGAATGAAAGCAACAATAAGATAATGAAACCCTACAAGGTGAATTTTACCGATCATACTGAAGACTCCGCCATTACGCTTAATTATGTGATCGGGGACAAAGTGAACAGGGAGATGCTATTGGCTGCTTTTAAAGAGCTGGGCTTCAGGTACGACCATGCTACAAAAACCAAAAGCACCTTTGATAATACTGCAACGGTGTACAAAAGCGAAAGATATCCCGGTTGGGTATTGAAAGTGACTAACTATGATAAGCGGGAGGGCCGCCATACTCACTACCTGGATTACGATTTTGAACTGTGGCGCTTCACGGGCAAAAGGAATATTTATAAATAACACGGTAAGGTTGCATGCCGTGCACTACAGCTTTTTATAGTCGCCGGGTATATTCGTTATCGAAGCAGGAATGCTTATGTTCTCATATACAGCGGTGGCTATTTTCTGGTAGCCTTCTGCACCGTCGGGCTTGTAAATGACCCTTAATACAAACCCCTTCCATACCCAATAGGACAGGTGAGTTGACACATGCTCATATATACTGCAGGTTTTGCCTGCCAGTACATGTTCTCCTTGTGCTGTGTAGCCCGCTTCCTTTCTTTGTGCTTCGGTACCATAACCTGCTATCAATGGCTCTGTGACAAGTGCCCTGTCTGTGTAGGTTTTCCATGTCTTGTTCTTGTGGTCTATCTCAGTTGTTTTGTTGTCTTTCCAGATAACGGTAGTAATTGCATTGGGGCCATCAATATCTTCTTTGTCTGTAACGATGACCACTGTCCTGCCATGATCTTCAATGAACATCACTTCCTTACCTTCTTTTGCCTTAGTCCCGGTATACAGGAATTCAATTTTAGCAGATCCCGATCCATAGGGCTTGTTCTTGCTCAGTTGCTGCGTTTGGGTAGTATTGCTTTTGCCTGCAGACTGTACTGCATATTGATGATGTTCTTCATTGTAGTGTTTCACAGATTGATATTTGTCTGTAGTTACCGTAGCCTGTTTGGTGATGCGTTGCCCGTTCACCAATAGTTCCAGTGCCACGTTCTTGTGTAATGGTTTATTCAGCTTTTGCATCACCATTACCAGCTCCTCAGAAAAATATTTCAGCCAGTTGTCTTTATAGTTATACCTGCAGTATTCTATAGCCAGTGATGAGGGTATCCCATCGATGGCCAGGGTTTCGTA encodes the following:
- the crcB gene encoding fluoride efflux transporter CrcB produces the protein MMLRAFLMVGFGGFLGSVARYGVKLLTDKYLPLSFPYGTFIVNIVGCFIIGLLYGMAERHTLSNASWLIAATGFCGAFTTFSTFALENNVMYIDKIPMTSVVYTLLSLVAGILLCRAGIWLAK
- a CDS encoding PD40 domain-containing protein, with amino-acid sequence MKKYSIVTLLLALAACGPAEEGQKETKAEEHGHGHHGGAPVSEVDSTSLTYGDEKHFANVIQLTDGGDNAEAYFGFDGKAVVFQRTNPAEGIDCDRIFYGVLPNTREDKFEYKLVSTGTGRTTCSYLMPDGKHVMYASTHLASKDCPPVPDKEKMKKYVWPVYESFDIFIGDLDGKIIKRVTDTKGYDAEPTISPKGDKVVFTSMRNGDLDLYTMDLDGSNVKQITNTLGYDGGAWFSPDGTKIVWRASRPKTDEEVKEYKDLLAQGLVMPTNMEVFIANADGSNVQQVTNLGKANWAPNWMPDGKRIIFASNHEYERGFPFNLYIVNLDGSGLEKVSHDGGFDAFPMFSPDGKRLLFSSNRNNHGTRETNMFIADWVE